The genome window ATCGTAAACTGCTAGGATGGTGCTTTGTTTTTTGTTTTGGTAAGGAGTCGCGGCTGAACCTTATTGTTGAGGGTGATAGGGCAAAGGTGCAATAGGTAAGGTTGAGTTGTACGTTATCGATGGCGTAGGACAGTTGCACTGTTTACTCTATTTCCTGATTGGTTTGGTTGCTACGGAGCCTGGTCATCCCAAGAACCCCACCATCCGCCTAAGCTTGATGCCAGCCTAGCCTGTGCATTTCATGATTGAATTTCACAGCTGCTCAAACTTTGATTATTATGACACTACTTATTACGGTTTTTTGGAAGACGGTTTGCAAATATCCGAATTAAAGTTGGATCCTTTAAAATATATGCCGCAGTCATTGGCGGTTCTACTGAGGCAGATGCTTGTAGATGCCCGTACCCTTAGTCGGCTTCTGATGAAAGATTAGGGATGGCTGTGCTCTAATATTTGTGATTGCATACGCCCATTCATCTATATAAACTtcaactccatcaccatcttcctccaCGGCCTCTCCCTTGCCCCCTTCCTCGTCCTCTACCGCCTCCACGACCTCTGCCACGACCAGAGAATCGTTGATCAGTTTTGGGCGGTCCCTGTGCTTTCCTCTGTCGCCTCTCTGTATCTGTGGCATCCCATATATTTGCAAGTCCCATAAGTTCACAGAAAGCCGCCATCTGAGGGCTGGTGTACTCTTCTGGCTGCTCGTTAACAATCTCGGGAGCACCTGGTACGTGGGGCGGTGCTGTGATCTCAAAGTTGTAAGGAACATCTAGCTTTCCACTCTTGACAACATTTTCCTCGATccattctctctctttttcgATGAGGGGCAGATAATGCTCTTCCCCAAGATCAGGAGGCACCTGTACACTTCGGTCACCAACAATTAAGGAGTCATGGAAGACGCGAGTGATTGCGAGCCATTCCGGGTCGTATTGCAACCTCCAGCGAGGTGATTCCTGGGATGGGGGGTACTCAGAACTCGTCTCTGGCTTGAAAGGTTGAATCTCGCACAGTTGTAAATAGTGTCTATGCCCTTCGCACTTGTCTAGAGCAAGAAATCGAACCTCTTTGTTCGTGATCTCAGGAGGTACTGGTTGGCCTGGTGTTTTCTTTGGTTGAGGGCGAGCAAACGATGCTGGAAGCTGCGCCCTTAGCTCATCCGACACTTCATTTGACGCCTCTGGAGCTTCTTTCGTCTCAGACTCgctcttcttgacttctGCAACAGGTTCAGCCTTGGAAccctcgtcgtcatcgtcatccatATCCAAGTCTATTTCGTCAGGGTTGGCCTCAGTAGCTGGGGctggagcaggagcaggaacGAGAACTTCCTTGCTCTCTTGGGCCACAGGTTCGGCGTCTTTGTATATCTTGACCGCAGCGAACTTGACGTGCATGTGGGCTGAGAACCAGTAAGGAGGTCGCAGGCGGTCCATGACATACTCTGCTGCCACGTTACCAAGGGTACCATCTATGGACTCCTGTTTGAAGAAAGGTTTCTTTTTGAAAAGTTCTGCATGATCCCCATGCCACTCAACTGCACGTGGCCAGTCGTGGCTAAGGCCGACGTCCACCTGAGTCCGTACTTGAAGCATTTTTCGGACGTCGAATTCTCGAATATGGTACCACGACTTAACGTCATCACCGCTGAACGGAAGCCTCTCGTGA of Fusarium oxysporum Fo47 chromosome I, complete sequence contains these proteins:
- a CDS encoding RNA lariat debranching enzyme; the protein is MAANTFETQGVRVAIEGCGHGTLDAIYASVEESCKQRGWDGVDILIIGGDFQSVRNAADLSIMSCPVKYRRLGDFPKYYSGEQKAPYLTIFIAGNHEASSHLWELYYGGWVAPNIYYMGAANILRFGPLRIAGLSGIWKGFDYRKPHHERLPFSGDDVKSWYHIREFDVRKMLQVRTQVDVGLSHDWPRAVEWHGDHAELFKKKPFFKQESIDGTLGNVAAEYVMDRLRPPYWFSAHMHVKFAAVKIYKDAEPVAQESKEVLVPAPAPAPATEANPDEIDLDMDDDDDEGSKAEPVAEVKKSESETKEAPEASNEVSDELRAQLPASFARPQPKKTPGQPVPPEITNKEVRFLALDKCEGHRHYLQLCEIQPFKPETSSEYPPSQESPRWRLQYDPEWLAITRVFHDSLIVGDRSVQVPPDLGEEHYLPLIEKEREWIEENVVKSGKLDVPYNFEITAPPHVPGAPEIVNEQPEEYTSPQMAAFCELMGLANIWDATDTERRQRKAQGPPKTDQRFSGRGRGRGGGRGRGRGQGRGRGGRW